In Mangifera indica cultivar Alphonso chromosome 7, CATAS_Mindica_2.1, whole genome shotgun sequence, the genomic window ATCATTGGATAAACTATCGTCACGCTTCTCTACATCGTTATTATGGGCACAAAAACACGTAAATCTACAAAAATTTCGAGAATCGAGATTTTTATAAGAAAGGCGTTTGGTGGGAAAAGAAcgagaagaagataaagaagaagaagagtatTTGAGGTTGACGAATTGAAGGGTGCGAGTGGTAAGAGGGAGTGAAGGCAAAGTGAAAGAGGAGGTGGCGAGAGTTCCCATCCAATTCAGAAACAAAGACGAGAGGAACATTTGGGTGGAATTTAAAGAGGTCTTCTCGccaaaactcaaacaaacagCTGCATATCTCCTCCTTTGGTTCCCTGgatttttcaaacaaatatcttttctcttttttcctgGTTTGTTTTTTGGTGAGCCGGGTCGGGTGCCGGTTACAATTCGTTCCGTTCTGAATTTTACACTTTTTATCCCACCGCCAATTTAGAAAACGAGGTACCttcacttaatttttaattgagaaatataatttagatacgtagatatcatgtaattaaatattaattaaattatatatatatatatatatataaataaaatattgaatcagCGCCTAAATTTAAATCATGGAACTGACTTTGTAAACATGGAGATGGGAAGCTGTTATCCAGGCAAACTTAGTAAATGTCAATGATTTGTACTTGTCCTCTTACTACTTATAACTTCAACagttaaatttttgatatttccCAAGCTTCTTTAAGGGGGATACTGTGATTATCTGTGAAATTTTGATAATACGtataaattgtatatttgaTGTCAAGTAATTGCTTTGCAGAGAGACAGAGCGCGCTTTTCATTCATTTGATTATTTCAATCATAATTTCTGAGGCTTCCCAGTCGGCTGTCTTCACAAATACATTGACACAGACGAAGGGGAGGAAGTCATGGTCATGGTTACACGTGCCTCCTCTTTTACTTCCCCTGCTCTCTGTGTTTCACTCTGTCTTTGCTTCTTACTTTTGTCACGTGCCGCCCACATGAGCCTTTCAAAGGTATGCGCGcccttctcttctctttcttctttccgTTATTTTCTGTTGTTTCTGGGGTTTATGTGTTTGTCGCAGTTTGGTTGCCCATTAAATTCCAAAAAGGGGAatatatggttttttttttttcatgttgtggagttctttctatttttgtaatgaaattGAGCTTTCATTTTGATTGCTGAGGAAATCaattgaaggaaaaaattatcCTATCTACAGTTTAAACGTTTAAATCTTATTTGTGATTTATTGAGTTTTAGGGTATTATTCTGTCAATTAAGAAGCATTTTTAAATTAGGTACCAATGGATTTATGAATATGTTAAGGTTCATTTGATATCAACTTTATGGTTCAGCATTTACATGCATTGCACCTGTACATTTGCCTGCTTCTCTAATTTGGATATGCAACTTGATGGGGTTTTGTTTCTATCATGAAAATTTGCTTGacttattttttgtgtgttcTGTTTATGTATTTGGAAATTATGTTGgcatttatgatttttttacagGTGTTGATATAGAGATGAATCCTGCAGTAGATGTCACCCCGTATCCTCTTATGGATGTTCCTGGGTCAAAAGATGTTATATCTTGTGAGAGAGTTCAAGTTTCCGGATACTCAAGATTGAAACTTGGGAGTTATGCCAATTCCTTTCGGGTCACTTTAGCTCCTTCCGTGGTAATCCCTGACAGGTTACATAGTAAAATCCAGGTTTGTTTTCATTGGTAAGTGACATATTGTGCCTTACTTGGAAACAGTTTAGAAAATATCCTAATTCTGTGAATGTTGTGGAATGTTGTATTTGACTGATAAAGTTTGTGCAGGAATGCTTCACTTGGATTATGTCAGTGTGAAATGGATGAGTGGCAAACTATTCAAAAGGGGGGAGTTTGGAGCTCTATCATGTCACCATATGAGGAGAGATACATTGATGTGAGGTTTGTAGGTGGAGCCTCTGGTTCTGTATCGGTTGCAGTTGAAGAGGGTGCTGCTGTCGCTCTTCTGCCTTTAATTACTTCTTTTAATTTACATGTTGCAAATGTGTTTTCTATATTGGTTGTAACATATTTTTGCTGTTGGCGTCTCGTTTGTCTAGCATTTGGATTTGTTCTGCTGCTGTTAGCACCAATTGTCAGCAACTGGGTTCCCTTTTACCATAGCAGTTTGATGGCTATAGGAGTTTTTCTTGTTATTATAATTCTTCTCTTTCAGGTGCTTAAGTCTTTTATGCTGTTGCTTTATAGTTTACTCCTCTGTCATATTCTTTTATGCCTGATAGATGTCTAGGAAGAATTACTCGAAGTGAAGGTTGGAAAAGAAGTTAAGAGTTGCAAAAATGAGAAGCGAATTCCTCTTTTCTTCCCCTCTCTAGCTTcaggaaaaaataattcattccTTGACTTGTTCACAATCTGTTTATTTAGATTATGTGTACTCCCAACGTCCTGTTCTATGTAACATGTATCCTTCTTAGCTTGTTCtcaattctctcttctttcttaattttgtctTGTGATGTAGGGAATGAAACCGATGCCAACTGGAAGGAAGAACATCTTGTATCTAACTATTTATGGATCAGTGGTGAGTGCTCATAGTTTAGCCTAagttcaacaaatttttttaatgcagATGGATCTTACTATTAATTTCACCTTTAGCTTTGTGCTGGATCTTTTCTGTTACATCATTTCTCAGTGCCGGTGAATTCGATTCTTGTCAATTTTGGAGTTAGTGAGGAGATGCACAATCCGGTaagttgtttttttcttttagatatTACCTCTGTGAAATTGTTGTTCTCCATCTTTACATGCCGCTGTGACTTTTTTTCATGGAGTGTTGTTTGGTGATGATGTATAAATACATACACTTTTATATCTCAATCAAGTTGTGTGATTTCATAAGTCATCTGCAATAGAGTTTTCAGTTCAGGAgtcatttgatttaaatttatttcctgAAATGTGCTTTTGTAACTTTTGACATTTTTCACAGATAGGAAGGAAGAAATGTAGAAGATATATAGATCAAATTAAAAAGGCAAACAAATTATGCAATATGGTTTCATTTTCCAGTCAAGATGTTTGAAGTAAGTCGCATTATGGATGATTTATGCCTCTTTAAGTATGCGATTTTCTACTGTTATCTTCTTATTTGAGAGGCacatttggtttaatttttaatatttgtcttCATTAACTGAAACTTTGGATTTTGCTCATTTGTTGTGAAGCACGCTTTATGGAGTCAATatggacacatatcttttacAATTTAGGACATGAAAGTtgcaaaaatgaagaaatctggaaacaagtttatattaaaagttaaataatttgggaacataaatcttttttttgttgTAGCATAGTTGTGGGTACTTTCTGCAGTCTTGGTTGCATTTTTTTGGGGAGGCCTACATCTGATCTTCTTCTCATGTGCTTGGCTCCTGTCTTTTTCCCCTCAAAATTGTCCTGTTGTTGACcgttattgatattttttgacAGTTATGTTTGTTATGTATGCTTTCTTCCCTTGTTGATCATACGTCtaacaagtttttttattatataattaattgtacaTGCACTAGCTATTAGATTGTGCAATTTGCGTCAGGTAACAATAAAACATGTTAAGAGTTTAAATAGTACTGTTAGAATTTCCTTGTTAATATAGATTATTGAGTGGTAATTAAGATGGTATCAAGCTATTTTGAACAGGTCTTGTGTTAAATTTTAGGTTAGTTCTATTATGGCAAATTGTGTTTATGTTTGCATTTTCATGTGTCTATTTTTGGATTCATGTGGTGCATGAGGGAGGGTTTTGAGTTGAAATACTATTGTTGAGCTCTTAccaattaatattaacttattgATTGAGTGGTAACTTTTCAGGAAAATGACTTGAATAATGGATTACATCAATCATGTGAAAATGggattaaatttttctttatttaacttAAAAGAATGAAGCATCTTGTGTTTTTAGACTGAAACTACTGGCATGGATGCAACATGCAGTGAATGTTCATTGTAGATGAATTGATATTTAGATTACATAGTGGTAAAAACtcaacaatattaaatatatatgaaggTACAACTGTATTTGTTTTTATAggtttttgtatatatatatttagggaAATATAGTTTAGAACAGGAAGCCTCTACTTGTAAGTGCTGTCTCTGAATAGTTGAAGAACTGTCTGAAAATAGTTTGAAACTTCTGACTATCAAACTCgatttattatta contains:
- the LOC123220883 gene encoding uncharacterized protein LOC123220883 isoform X3, with the protein product MNPAVDVTPYPLMDVPGSKDVISCERVQVSGYSRLKLGSYANSFRVTLAPSVVIPDRLHSKIQVCFHWNASLGLCQCEMDEWQTIQKGGVWSSIMSPYEERYIDVRFVGGASGSVSVAVEEGAAVALLPLITSFNLHVANVFSILVVTYFCCWRLVCLAFGFVLLLLAPIVSNWVPFYHSSLMAIGVFLVIIILLFQGMKPMPTGRKNILYLTIYGSVLCAGSFLLHHFSVPVNSILVNFGVSEEMHNPVSIFLLVGIVLAGATLGYWFVRKFGISKDGTVDVGVAQFVKWAMRIIATTSIFQPERHFNQSRHLKVQ
- the LOC123220883 gene encoding uncharacterized protein LOC123220883 isoform X2; this translates as MNPAVDVTPYPLMDVPGSKDVISCERVQVSGYSRLKLGSYANSFRVTLAPSVVIPDRLHSKIQVCFHWNASLGLCQCEMDEWQTIQKGGVWSSIMSPYEERYIDVRFVGGASGSVSVAVEEGAAVALLPLITSFNLHVANVFSILVVTYFCCWRLVCLAFGFVLLLLAPIVSNWVPFYHSSLMAIGVFLVIIILLFQGMKPMPTGRKNILYLTIYGSVLCAGSFLLHHFSVPVNSILVNFGVSEEMHNPVSIFLLVGIVLAGATLGYWFVRKFGISKDGTVDVGVAQFVKWAMRIIATTSIFQPSLMIICDRQMAWVWVLLGPGIQLILKFLFDE
- the LOC123220883 gene encoding uncharacterized protein LOC123220883 isoform X4; this encodes MNPAVDVTPYPLMDVPGSKDVISCERVQVSGYSRLKLGSYANSFRVTLAPSVVIPDRLHSKIQVCFHWNASLGLCQCEMDEWQTIQKGGVWSSIMSPYEERYIDVRFVGGASGSVSVAVEEGAAVALLPLITSFNLHVANVFSILVVTYFCCWRLVCLAFGFVLLLLAPIVSNWVPFYHSSLMAIGVFLVIIILLFQGMKPMPTGRKNILYLTIYGSVLCAGSFLLHHFSVPVNSILVNFGVSEEMHNPIGRKKCRRYIDQIKKANKLCNMVSFSSQDV
- the LOC123220883 gene encoding uncharacterized protein LOC123220883 isoform X1; translated protein: MNPAVDVTPYPLMDVPGSKDVISCERVQVSGYSRLKLGSYANSFRVTLAPSVVIPDRLHSKIQVCFHWNASLGLCQCEMDEWQTIQKGGVWSSIMSPYEERYIDVRFVGGASGSVSVAVEEGAAVALLPLITSFNLHVANVFSILVVTYFCCWRLVCLAFGFVLLLLAPIVSNWVPFYHSSLMAIGVFLVIIILLFQGMKPMPTGRKNILYLTIYGSVLCAGSFLLHHFSVPVNSILVNFGVSEEMHNPVSIFLLVGIVLAGATLGYWFVRKFGISKDGTVDVGVAQFVKWAMRIIATTSIFQVCNFIHVGYYVELVNFPVLILLICTQPSLMIICDRQMAWVWVLLGPGIQLILKFLFDE